The Bosea sp. 685 DNA window CGAAGAACGGCAGCGGAGAGGACAGGTAGTGGTCGAAATGTCGCTGATACGCCCAGCCCGATTGATAGCCGAGCCGCTCGGCCGCCTTGAACAACTCGATCCCTTCGATCAGCCCCTGCGCCGGCCCGGCGTCATCGTTGAACGACACCCGAGTGTTGAAGCCGAGCCGCTGTTTCCGGCGGAATGGCGCGGGCGGCTCGCTGGCGAGTGCGGTCATGGTCATGCCGCCCTTTCCTCGGGGACGATCGACCGGGCGCGCAGGCTCGGCGCGGCGCCGATGCCAGATGGGATCGAGTCCAGGAGCGACACGGTATAGGGGTGCTGCGGGTTGTCGAAGATGTCGCTGACGGTCCCATGTTCGACGATGCGCCCGCGGTGCATCACCGAGACGGTGTGGGCGACTTGGCGCACCAGTGCGAGATCGTGGGAGACGAAGACATAGGTCAGGCCCAGGCCGGCCTGCAGCGAGAGCAGCACCTCGACGATATCGGCCTGGACGCTGACGTCGAGCGCGGAAGTCGGCTCGTCGAGCACGATCACGTCCGGTTTGAGGACCAACGACCGGGCAATGGCGACGCGCTGCCTTTGCCCACCCGACAGGGCGTCCGGCTTGCGCGACAGGAGATGCTCGCCCAGTCCGACGCTGGCCAATGCCTCGCGGACCCGCTCCGTCCGCTCCTGGCGGGTTCCGATCCCGAAACGGTCGAGCGGCTCGCGTATCAGCGCCTCGACTTTCCAGGTCGGGTCGAGCGAGCTGAACGGGTTCTGGTAGACGAGCTGCAGGTGGCGGCGCATCGCGCGCAGCGCTTCATGCGAGCGGCCGCTGACCCGTTCGCCGGCGACCGAAATGCCGCCACTATCCGGCTCCTCCAGCCCCAGAAGCAGCCGGATCGTCGTGGTCTTGCCCGAGCCCGACTCGCCGACGAGCGCGTGGGAGGTGCCAGGCGCCACTGCGAAAGACACGCCATCGACGGCCGTGAGCACTTGACCATCAACCGTGAAGGTCTTGGTAACGTCGCTGACCTCGATCTTCGGCGCCTCCGCGGCGCTGGCCGCACCGCGACGGAAACCGATATCGCGTAGCTCGGCGTATCGATCCGGGTTGAGGGCCGGAACATCGGCGCGCAGCTTCCTCGCATAGGCCGAGGCGGGCGAAGAAAACACGGCCGCGGTGTTGCCGGCCTCCTGAACGAGCCCGTCCTTGAGCACCACCAGCGAGTTCGCCCGCTCCGCCGCGATCGCCAGGTCGTGGGTGATGAGGAGCAGGCTGATGTCGAGCTCTTGCTGCAGCCGCGAGAGCAGGTCGAGGATCCGCTTCTGGATGGTGACGTCGAGCGCCGATGTCGGCTCGTCGGCGACGAGCAGCAATGGGCGAGGCAGGACCGCCAGGCCGATCAGGACGCGTTGAAGCATGCCGCCGGACAGCTGGTGCGGATAGGAGTCGTAAACACGCTGCGGGTTGTCCAGCCCGACCTGGGCCAGCGTATCCAAGATGATCCCCTTGCGGACCGACGCGTTCGGCTCATCCAGAAGCGCAGCCGCCTCCTGGGCCTGGGCGCCGATCGTTCGGACCGGATTGAGCGCACTGGCGGGGTCCTGGGGAACGAATCCGGCGGCTCGGCCTCGCAGCGGCCGGAACCGACGCTCGGACAATGCCAGCACATCATGTCCGTCGAACCGGACGCTGCCGGCGGCGTGTCCTCCCTCGGGAAGGAGCCGCAGCACGGCGCGTGCGATGGTCGATTTGCCCGATCCGGACTCCCCGATGAGGGCGAGACTCTCGCCGCGCCCCAGCTCGAACCCGACATTCGTGACCACCTGGTGCGATCGATAGGATACCGACAGACCAGAGACCTGGAGCAATGGGGCCGGTCGCAGCGGCCTCGGTTCGGGGGTTTCGGCGCGAATGACGGAGCCGGTCAGTCGGTCTTGCGGAGCCATCGGCTGATCCTGTTCACGGAGAGGACGGTCGCGATCGTGACGAAGGCGGGCGCGTACACCAGCCACGGCCATTTGAGGTAATCCTTGCCGATCGAGATCAGCAGGCCCCAATCCGAGGCCGGCGGCGGGTCGCCGTAGCCGAGGAAGGCAAGGCTGGCGATCACCAGGATCGACAGGCCGAACTGCAGCACCGCGAGCGACAGCACCGAGCGCGAGGCGTTCGGCAGCACGTGCCGCAGCACGATGTGCCAACGCGAGCCGCCCGAGAGGAACGACGCCTCGACGAAGGTCGCCTGCCGGGTCTTGATCACCTCCGCGCGCATGACACGGGCGAAAACGGCCACCGCCGAGACGCCGGTCGCGATGGCCGCGTTAGTGGTGTCGAAGCCGATCGCGGTGACGACGATGACGGCAAGCAGAAAGTGGGGGATCGCCAGCAGCACGTCGACAAAGCGGGCGAGCACGATATCGACCCAGCCGCCGAGGAAGCCGGCCAGCAGTCCGATGAGACCGCCGGCGACGACCCCTATGACGACGGCGATGAGCGCGCTCGTGACCGAGGACGCCGCTCCGTAGACGACCCGGGTGTAGAGGTCGCGCCCCAGTTGATCGGTACCGAACCAGTGCCTGGCGCTCGGGCCCAGCAGCTTCTCGGCGGGAACACCGATGGTCGGGTCATGGCTCGTGAACAGGTTTGGCACGAGCGACCAGGCGATCACGAGCGCGATGACCACGAAGGCGAGCGCCACGGTGGGTGGCATCCGCAACGCCGCCAGCCGGTTGACGGTTCCCAGACGTGAGGCGGAGACGGTGGAGGCGATCGTCATGATGCCACCGCTTGGGAAACGCCGGAGCCTTCATCGGCGCTGGTCGGGCGGAATTTGGACGCGCCGAGGAGTTTCACGCGGGGATCGAGCAGCGGATAGACAAGATCGGCGGCGAGGTTGATCAGCACGAACACCACCGCAGTGAGCGAAACGATCGCCTGGAGGACGGGAAGATCTTGGGTGCTCACCGATCGCTGCACGAGACTGCCGACGCCCGTGCGTCCGAAGACCGTTTCGGTGATCAGAGAGCCGCCGAGGAGCTCCCCCACTGTGAGCGCGAGGACGGTGACGACCGGCAGCGAGGACGGCTTGAGCAGGTGCTTGGTGAAGAGCCGCATCTGTCCGAGGCCGCGGCCGCGTGCGACGGCCGCGTATTCCTGTCTCGACTCGTTGTCCAGGTTGGCGATCAGCACCTCCGCGATCTGCGCGGAGACCGGGATGCCGAGCGCGATCCCCGCGAAAACGGTGGCCCACAGGCTATTGGGCTCGAGCACTCGGAAAAGGCCGAGCTGGAAGCCGAAGGCATGAATTAGCACCAGCCCGATCACGAAGTTGGGCACCGATAGCGACAATGACGGCAGCCCCCGAAGCAAGCCTTGGCCGAACCGCTTGGGAACGAACTGCGTGCCGTAGGCGATCACCATCGCAAGCAGTAAAGCAACGACGAGGCCCGTTCCGGCCAGGACCAGGGTCGAAGGGAGCACCTCGGCGATGAGCGTCGTCACCGGCCGGCTGGACCTCATCGATAGGCCCAGATCCCCGACCACGAAATGCGACAGCGAGGTCCACAGCTGGATGATGATCGGCTTGTCCAGCCCCTGGGCTGCGATGATCTCCTGGATCTCGCTCTCGCTGAACCCGTTCTGGGGATCGCGCAGGACGCTGGTGATCGGGTCGCCCGGGAGGATGCTGACGACGACGAAGGTGAAGACGTAAGCCAGCAGGATCACGACGACGGCTTGGATGAGGCGCTTTGCGGCATAGGACAGATATGGGTTGCCCCGGGCGGCCGGCGTCCTCGCTATACTTGGTTGCACTGCGGCCTACTTTCGCTTCGTGGCCGTGTAGTAGCTGGCATAGGCGATGCCGTTATAGATCTCGCCCTTCAGCTTGGGGGACTGCACGTAGATGCGCTGGACGATCTGCGTCTTGGGGATGAAGTAGCCCTGCTCCAGGACGTATCTCTGCAATTCGTTGAGCAGCGGGTCGCGGATCTCGGTCGAGCCGGCGCTGGCGATCTTGTCGCGCAGTTCGTTCAGCGTCTTGTCGCTCTCTCCGAGCGCGAACCAGTTCTCACCGTTATTGGCATCCGTGAGGATGCTGGCCACCGTGCCCGCGTCGATGAAGCTGCGCGTCACCTCGTATCCCGGGACGCCCGGGCCGCCGAACCTGACCTTTTCTCCATACGTCACGACGTCGTAAGCGCGGATGAAAACCTTCCAGCCGATCTTGGCGAGTTGCTGGGCGATCAGCTCGTCGACCGATTTCGACGTCGCGAGGTAAGGATTGGAATGCAGCGTCAGCGAAAGCTGCTTGCCGTCCTTCCTGCGGACGCCGTCCGAGCCTCTGACCCAACCCGCCTCGTCGAGGAGCTTTTCGGCCTTCCTGGGATCGTAAGCCAGCAGCTTGCTGTGGTCGGTCGCTCCGGGGACGTTGCTCTGGACGAAGGACGTCGCCAGCTTCCAATCGGGCGTGTAGACGGTATCGATGATTTCCTGGCGGTTGATGCCCGCCTGGAGGGCCTGGCGTACCTTGACGTCGTTATAGGGCTCCAGCTTGGTGTTGATTGCCAAGCCGTTGACGAAACCGAGATAGCGTGGCGTCGCGACGGGGAATCCCGCGTTCTTGAGAGACTGGAGCTCCTGCGGCGAGGCGTTGTAGGCGACATCCGCCTGGCCGGACTGGACCGCGGCGACCCGCAGGGACGGCTCGGAAACCAGTTTGTAGGTGATCGTGTCGAGGAATGCCGGCCCGGTATGGCCGACCGCCGGCGGCCCCCAATTATAGTCCTTCCGCTTGACCAGCTTGACGAAGTCGCCCTCCTTCCAGGACTGGACAAGATACGGGCCGCTGCCCGACGTCTTGCCAAGGTCGGCTTGCTCGGCGGCCGGCCTGGCGATTGTCTTCGGCGATACGAGGATCGAGCCGTGGTAGCCAAGCGTCGGGATGAAGCCGAGGGTCGGCGCCTTGAAGGAGACCTTCACCGTCGTGGCATCGACCGCAGCCGAGCGCTCATAGGTCTTCGGGAAGAGACCGATCGGGTTGATGCCGTCCTGCCGGCGGCCGGCATACCAGATGTCGAGGTTGGCGACGACGGCCGACGCGTCGAGCGGAGTGCCGTCGGAGAAGGTCACCCCCGACTTGAGGCGAAGAATGAATTCGGTGGCCTGCTCGTTCTGCTCCCAGCTCTCCGCGAGCCATGGGCTGACCTTGCCGTCGGCGTCGACATAGACGAGCTTGTCGGTGACGTGGCCCCAGATATGGCCCTGGAAGCTCGAGATCGCGCTGTTGTTCGGGATCCAGGTATTGCCGAGCGAGTCGATCAGGAAGCTGATGTCGCCGCCATTGCGTGGATCGCCGGCAGTCTGGGCGAGAGCCGTGACCGCCGTGGTCAACAGCGCGGCGGTCGCCACCGCGGGAACCGCCATCAAAAGACGACGCCGGGAAAGCGCCAACAGGGAAAGGCGTTCGGTCATGAGGAGACCCTGACGGTTTGGGGTGCGTCTTGTTTGGGTGAAAGCAAGGCTTGTTTGGGTGAAACCAGGGCTTGTTGGGGTGAAAGCGAGGCCTGCCGGCTGCCGGCGATCTCGATGCCGCCCGGAACGCCCGCGATAGGCTCGCGCCCATTCCTCTCCGCCGCGGCGGATGCTCCGGCCCGGGCGGAAAAGGCAGCCCGGCCGAGCAGCGAGACCACGGTATCCTCCTGCGGGGCGTGGACGAGGACCGACTGGATGTCGCGGAAATGCCGTTCCAGGCTGCCATCGGCGCTCAAGCCCGGATTCCCGAGCGCGGTCATCGCGATCTGCGTGGCTCGCAGCAATTGCCGTCCTGCCAGCAAGCGGGCGCGCATGAGCCTCTCTGGTTCGTCGGCGGCGTGATCGACCGCATCGAGAATGAGTTGGCGAGCGCCTCCGACCAGCAGATCGATCTCGCCGGCAAGCGCGACAAAGCGCTCGGTGCGGGAAATCGGAAAGCCAAGATTGGTGGGGACACGGCCTTCGGCAAAGGCCAGGAAAGCCTCCTGCGCAGCCTCGGCAACACCGAGATAGATCGCCGTAAGGATCAACGCGCCTTGCGCATGAGCGCGATTGTCCTGCTCGGCGATATCAGTTCCCGTCAGGCCGATGACGTCGTCGCGACCGACCTCCACCTCGTTGAATTCGACGTCATGTGAGGCAGACGCCCGCATGCCGAGGCTTTTCCAGTTCTCGATGACGCGGATTCCCGGCGCGCCGGCAGGGACGACGAACGTTCCAACCCGCTGCGGCTGTTCGTCCGTGCTCGCCCAGACGAGAAAATAGGAGAGCCCCTGGGAGCCGGTGACGAAGCGCTTTCTGCCGCTGATCGACCAGCCGCGGGCGGTACGGCGTGCGCGTGTCTGCGGCAGGCCGCCGCGCGCCGGCGAACCGAGCTCAGGCTCTCCCCGCGCGGCATTAAGGAGGATGGGCTTTTCCTTCGCCTCGGCCAGCACGCGGAGATAAAGCGCTTCCGGCCAATTGCCGCGCTGAGCCTGATTCCGATGTGTGTTCAGCGTCATCAGGCTGATGAGTGCGACAGATGGATCGCCGCGGCCGAGCGCGGCCACGATGCGGACCAGCTCCCCGACGCCGATGTCGCGTCCGCCGTATCGGGAGGCGACCGACAATTCCAGCAATCCGGCGTCATGAACCGCCTGGACGCCTTCCCAGGGAAAGGCGTAGGCGGCATCCGCGGCAGGCGCCGCGGCGGCGAGCCGTTCGACCACGCCGGCGAGATCGATACCGGCAACGCGCAACGCGGCCCGGTCGTGGTGATCAGGCATAAGCACGCTCTCCGACGCCACGGCGATCGAGCTCGGCCCTGACGAGCGGCAGCACATAGCGGCCGTAATCGATGGCATCGTTGAGATTGTCGTAGCCGCGGATCGAGATCAGGTCCGCGCCGAGATCGACGTAGTCCAGAATGGAGTCCGCGATCGTCTGAGGTGAACCGACCAGCGCGGTGGACGCGCCGCGCGCATTGGTGGCCGTCACCGTCGGATACCACAGCGCCCGATCCTGCACCTCGCCGCGCGCGGCGATTTCGAGAAGACGCTGGGAGCCGACATTCTGTGGCGCACCATTGGACAGCGGCCGCGTCGGCGAGCCTTTGGCATAATTGGCCTTGAGCTTCTCCAGCACCCGGTGCGCCTTCGCCCAGGCGAGATCGTCGGTTTCGGCGATGATCGGCCGGAAGGTCACCCATATGCGCGGGCGGTCCTTGCGACCCGCTTTCGCCGCTTCCGCGTAGACGCGATCGATCTGCTCCTTCGTTTCCTTGAGCGGCTCACCCCAGAGACCGAAGATGTCGGCGAGCGAGCCACCCACCCGGTACGCCTCGTCGGATGATCCGCCGACCGAAATCGGAATGGTTCCGTTCAAGGGCAGAACCGCGTTGCTGAAGCCCTTGAACTGGTAATATTTCCCGTCGAAGTCGAAGGGCTCGGACGATTGCCAGGCCCGCCGCAAAATGCGGATGTATTCCTCGGTTCGCTCGTAGCGCTCTTCCTTGGTCAGGAAGTCCCCCTCGCGCGCCTGCTCGGCGGCATCCCCTCCGGCGATGAAGTGAACGACGACACGGCCGCCGCTCAGCTGGTCCAGCGTGGCAAGGGCCTTGGCCGCGACGGTGGGATAAACCGTGTTCGGACGAAGGGCGACGATCGGTCGAATGGATTTCGTGTGGGCGATGACGGTCGCCGCCAGCGTGAACGGATCGAACGAGGAGGAGTGATAAGGCAGCAAGGTGTAGTTGAAGCCCGCATCATCCAGCGTCTGCGCGTAGCGCTTGAAATAGGCGGGATCGATGGGTGCGCCGGGTTTCGGGTCGAGATCGGTCGAGTCGTTTGCAAAGCTGAGACTGATGAATTCCACGGTCACGATTACGGCCCTGTTCGCCAAAGGGATCATGACGAACAGGCTAGGGAGATTGCTCGATACGAGGAAGACTAGTTGTTCTTTTTTCTAGTAGAATTATGGATTATTTTGTCCAATTTTCGCGCCGGGCGACCTGACTTTTCCGTTATCCGAAATGCCGGTTGAAAACCTGCCGAGGGGATCCACGCCGCTTGATGGATTGCGCGTGGTCGGTCAGTTCCGGTTCAACGCGCCGGGCGAGGAAACGAACCTCGTCCGCGCCTTCCCCGGCGCGTTGCCGGGCGTGTCCTGATGCTTGCGCGGGCCCGAAGCTGCCGCGATGGCGATGCCGAGGCGCGCGAAGCCGGCCGCAGGATGGCGGGCGGCAGCCCCCTCACCTGGCTCGCGACCAGCCGGCCACGTCCCACAACTCGCTGTCCCAGGGATTCATCGAAACCCCGTTGAGGGACTTGGCCGCGCCCGAGATATTGCCGCGATGCACGAGCGGGATCACCGTGTAGGACTGCACCAGCATGTCGTTCATCTTGCGCGCGAGCTCGGCTCGCGCGGTGATCCCATCCGTCTTCCGCAAGGCCTGCGACACGGCATCGTAATCCTGCGAGCAGTAGCGCGGCATGTTGCTGCCCTGCCATTGCGTGACCGGAGACGGGATCGCCGCGCAGGTCCATTTGTTCAGATAGGACTCCTGGTCGAGGCCCTTCGAATTGTCGGTGTACATCTCGACATCGGCGTAGAACTTCTGCCGCGTGTCCGGGTTGCCGGCATCGCCGCCGAAAAAGACCGAGCCGCTGACATTGCGAAGATCGACGCTGACGCCGAGAACCTTCCAGTATTCCTTCAGCATGGCCTGGGTGTCCTGCCGCACCCCGCTGGTCGAGGTCAGGAAGGACAGCTTCAACTTCTGTCCGCCCTTTTCGCGGATGCCGTCAGGGCCGGGCTTCCATCCTGCCTCCTCCAGCAAGGCCTTGGCGGCCGCGGCATTGGGCGTCAGGCAGCCATCATTGGCCGTCGAGACATATTGTGCGGGCGCCGGCACGACATTGCAGCTCGCTTTGCCCTGATCGCCATAGAGAACCTCCGCGATCTCGGCTCGGTCGATGGCAAGGGACAGCGCCTTGCGCACGCGGATGTCGCTCAGGATCTTGTTCGGGCCGCCCGCCACGGTCGAGCGCTTGTCACCCAGATCCGATCCGGGATCGGTCAGATTCAGGAACAGGTATTCGACCATCGAGCCGAAGGCCGTCACCGGCCGCGCCTTGCCCGCCGAGGTCAGTTTCGCCAGGACGTCGGGCGCCAGCTGCAGGTTCCAGGCGTAGTCCGTTTCGCCCGTCTCGAAGACCGCCCGCGCGGCCGACATCGCGTCGCCCCCGCCCTTGATCGTCACGCCCGAGAAATGCGGCTTGTCGGCTTCGCGATAGGCCGGGTTCATCGCGTAGACGACGACGTCGTTCGGCTTGAAGTCCTTGACCTTGTAAGGGCCGGTGCCGATCGGCGCGAAATTCTGCGCGGTGCAGGAGGCGATCTTGGCGCCCATGCAATCCTTGAACTGCGCTTCCTGCAGGATCGGCGTGGTCGAGCTGACGAAGGGCACATAGGGATAGGGCGTCGGCTGCGCGAACCGAATCTCGATGGTCAGATCGTCCTTGGCCACCACCTCCTTGATCCCGTCGAAGGCGTTCGAGGCCGCGCAGCCCGCCCCGGTGGCGGTGCAGTATGTCCAGGTGAAGACCACGTCCTTCGCGGTGAAGGCGCTGCCGTCGGACCATGTGACGCCGGGACGCAGCTTCCAGGTGATCATCGTCATGTCGGCCAGGATGCCGCCATTCTCCTTCGTCGGGATCTCGGCCGCCAGCAGCGGCACCAGCGTGCCCTGCGGATCGAACCGCGCGAGAGGCTCGACCACCAGGGCCGCGGCATCGACCTCCTTGCCGATCCCCGACAGATAGGGGTTCAGCGTGGACGCGGCCTGCCAGTAGAAGATCTTCAGATCCCCATCCGAACCCCGCTCCGCCTGCGCAGCGAACGGCAGCAGCGCAAACGCGGCCGTGGTCAGGAATTTGGCCGTGGTCAAGAACTTCGCGGTGGTCAAGAACTTGGCCATGCTCATTCCATTCGCTCCTGTGGCCGGCCCCCGTTCGCCTGCTGAGCTCCCGGTGGGGACATTCCGACGCGCGTTGATTGTTGTAACATACTGTGCAAGGCGCTTGATTTGAGTCAATATGTAATAAAGAATACAGGAATGGCCGCACCGCCCCTTTTCGACAGAATTCGCAGCGAAGCCCGGTCGACGGCCGAGCGGAAGGTCGCCTCGGTCCTGCTCGAAGGCTACCCGACACGCGCGCTTGCGACGGTCGAGGTGCTGGCGAAACAGGCCTCGGTCAGCGCGCCGACGGTGCTGCGCTTCCTCACCAAGATCGGCTTCTCGCGCTTCGCCGATTTCCAGGCCGCGGCGATCGCCGATGTCGAGCGCCAGCTCGGCTCGCCGCTGAACAATATCCGCTCGGAAGCACCGGCTGAGGCACCCCACCATATCTACCAGCGCACCCTGCTGATGCAGGCCGAGGCGCTGCAGGTCGCAGCCGCCCAGGCGATGCCGGCGGAATTCGATGCGATCATCGACCTGCTGGTGTCGCCGCGGGCGACGATCAAACTGCTGGGCGGGCGCTACAGCCAGAACCTCGCGCAGCGGCTGGCGACGCAGCTTAGCCAGCTGCGGCCCGGCGTCGTCTTCACCCCCCTCACCCTGGGCTTCGCCTATGACACGCTTGTCGATGCCGGGCCGCAGGACGTCTTCGTGATCTTCGACTACCGCCGCTACCAGAGCGAGCTCCTGACCTTCGCGCGCGGCGTACGGCAAAGCGGCGCGCGCCTTTGCCTGTTCACCGACACCTGGCGTTCGCCCATCGCGGAACATGCCGATGCGGTGCTGACCTCGCCCGACGCCTCGACCTCGCCCTTCGGCTCGCGCGTCGTCGTCACCGCCCAGATCGAGGCGATCGTCGCCGCAATCAGCCTGCGCTGCCGCGATTCGAGCCGCGACCGGCTCGCCCGGATCGAGGAGCTGCGCAGCCTCGGCGCGACCGAGCCGTCCAAGGAGAGCTGACCTCCCGTGAATGCTGACCTCCTATGAATGCTGGCCTGCCATGAATGCCAATCCGCCGATCGTGCTGAACCCGGACGGTCGCTTGCCCGGGGTGATCGCGGTCGATCATGCCGGCCGCTCGGTCCCGCCCGGGCTCGGTGAGCTCGGACTCGCCCCGGCCTGGCGCGACAGCCATTATTTCTGCGATCTGGGCGTGGCGGAACTCGCCCATGAGCTTGCTGCACGGATCGACGTGCCGATCGTGCTCTGCGACGTCAGCCGCCTCGTGATCGACGTCAATCGGTGGGTCGATGATCCCCGCTCGATCGCCACCGCGCTCGAAGGCACGCCGATCCCAGCGAATGCCGCCTTGCCCCCGGCCGAAAGAGAGGCCCGGCAGGAGGCCGTCTTCTGGCCCTATCACAACCTGCTGGGGGCGATCTGGGAGCGCCAGACCGCGCGCCATCCGCGCCCCTTCTTCTTCGCGCTGCATAGCTGCACCCGCGTCTTCGACGGCCAGCATCGCCCCTGGGACGGCGGAACGCTCTGGCATGACGACGACACCCTGTCGCGCCACCTGCTTGACCATCTCGGCAAGGAAGACGGCCTCGTCCTGGGTGACAACCAGCCCTATTCCGGCCGCAACGGTGTCTTCACGGTCGACTGGCACAGCTATGGCTCGGGCCTGCCGGCCTGCGGTTTCGAGGTGACGAACGACCTTCTGGAAACCGGACGCGACCGCGCGCGTTGGGCCAGCCGTCTGGCCGGTGCGCTGACGGCCGCCATCGACGATGGAGTTGCCGCGTGACCCCGTTTTCGGCCGAGCCCCCCTACGCGCTGACCGCCGTCGCCGCGCCAGTGACCGAGCGCCTCGCCGGCACGCGCGATGTCGATATGCTCCTGGTCGGCGGCGGCTATGGGGGCCTGCTGACCGCGATCGAACTGGCCGAGGCCGGGGCCCGCGTCGCGGTGATCGAGGCGCGCGATATCGGCGCCGGCGGGTCCGGGCGCAATCACGGCCAGTGCATCCCAGTGTTTGCCTATCTCGATCCCGCGACGCTGCCCGAGAAAGGCGTCGGGCTCCTCACTGACGCCGGAGCCCGGGTCTTCGAGCGGATCGCGCGCCACGGCCTGCGCTGCGAGGCGGTCCAGAAGGGCACGCTCAGCGCGGCCTATAACGAGCGGACGCTGGCGACGACCCGGGCGGCGCAGGCGAAATACGCAGGCTATGGCAAGACCGAGCGCTACCTCGACGCCGAGGAGGTCACCGCGCTGACCGGCACGCGCGCCTTCCTGGGAGGCTGGGTCCACCGCGAGGGCGGCCATCTCAATCCGCTCGGCTATGCCCGCGAACTGGCGCGGCTTGCGCTTTCGCTCGGTGTCGAGGTCTTCACCCAGAGCCCGATGACGGGTTTCGCGCGCCGCGATGGTCGCTGGTGCATCCGCACCCCCGATGGCGAAATCCGCGCCAAGACCGTCGGCCTGACGACCGACGCCTATTCCACGGCCGCTATCCCCGGCGCGGTGACGCAGGGCTTCTTCCCGCTGACGAGCTATGCGGTCGCAAGCCGCCCGCTGACGACTGAGCAACGCGCAAGCGTCATGCCGTCGGGCATGAATTTCGGCGATACCCATCACGACCCGATGTTCTTCCGCATCGACGCCTCCGGGCGGATCGTCACGGGCGGCCTGCAGGAACCCGGTCGCGGCAGCCGCTTCGACTATACCGCTGCCTTCATGACCCGCCGCCTGTCGCGCATCTGGCCTGTAATTGAGGGGCTGGACTGGGAATTCATGTGGACCGGCACCGTCAGCATGGCGCTCGACCAGACGCCCTCGATCCAGCGCCTCGACGACGGGCTCTGGGCGCTTTCGGGCTGGTCCGGCCGGGGCGTGCCGACCTCGGCCGCGCTGGCCTGCGCCTTCGCTCGCACCCTCGAGGATCCCGCAGCGGGGCTCGCCTGGTGGCCCCAGCGGCAACCGCCGCGGGTCATCGCCCGCGCGCTGCTGGGGCGGATGGTGCAGTTGTGCCGCGGCCCGTTCAACCAGCTGCGTGACCGGATGGAGGGCTGAAGGCTCTCCCCCGACGCGGCCCGGCCCAGAGGCCTTTTGGAAACTCCTGAGCCCTCATCCAGAGAGGCTGCCCGACAATGATCTCTTTATTTTCAAAGGCCTGGCCCTCGGCAACAACCGCGCCGTCATTCCGGACGCAGCGAAGCGGAGCTCCGGAATCCATCGTAGAGTTCGGTGGCCTCCGATGGATTCCGGATCTGCGCCGCTGACGCGGCTTGTCCGGAATGACGGCGAGGGTGATGGTAGGCGATCGAAGGCCCTTGATATCGCTCGTTTCATGTCAGGCCAGCCTCTCAGGATGAGGGCTGGAGGCGTCGAAACGATCCTTCAGCGCCCACGGATCCGCGGATCCATCGCGTCGCGCAATCCGTCGCCGATGTAATTGACCGAAAGCACCGTCAGCGAGATCGCGATGCCAGGCAGGATCGCCCGCATCGGATAGAGCTGAATCTGATCGACCGCGTCGTAAAGCAGTCGCCCCCAGGTTGGGAAATCCGGTGGGAAGCCGAGCCCGAGGAAGGACAGCGAGCTTTCGGTCATGATCGCGCTCGCGATCCCGAGCGTGGCCGAAACCAGGATCGGCGACAGCACATTGGGCAGGATGTGGCGCAGGATCATCTTAGCCCGCTGCGTGCCGATCGACCGGGCGGCAAGGATGAATTCGCGTTCCTTCAGGCTCAGAACCTCGCCTCGCACGAGGCGCGCCGTGTGCATCCAGCTGGTTCCACCGATGGAGGTGACGATCAGCAGGAATATCCCCGTCTCGGCACCGAGCCATTGCGACAGCGGCTCGCGGAACAGCATCGACATGACGAGGAGCAGC harbors:
- a CDS encoding ABC transporter permease; its protein translation is MTIASTVSASRLGTVNRLAALRMPPTVALAFVVIALVIAWSLVPNLFTSHDPTIGVPAEKLLGPSARHWFGTDQLGRDLYTRVVYGAASSVTSALIAVVIGVVAGGLIGLLAGFLGGWVDIVLARFVDVLLAIPHFLLAVIVVTAIGFDTTNAAIATGVSAVAVFARVMRAEVIKTRQATFVEASFLSGGSRWHIVLRHVLPNASRSVLSLAVLQFGLSILVIASLAFLGYGDPPPASDWGLLISIGKDYLKWPWLVYAPAFVTIATVLSVNRISRWLRKTD
- a CDS encoding ABC transporter substrate-binding protein, whose amino-acid sequence is MTERLSLLALSRRRLLMAVPAVATAALLTTAVTALAQTAGDPRNGGDISFLIDSLGNTWIPNNSAISSFQGHIWGHVTDKLVYVDADGKVSPWLAESWEQNEQATEFILRLKSGVTFSDGTPLDASAVVANLDIWYAGRRQDGINPIGLFPKTYERSAAVDATTVKVSFKAPTLGFIPTLGYHGSILVSPKTIARPAAEQADLGKTSGSGPYLVQSWKEGDFVKLVKRKDYNWGPPAVGHTGPAFLDTITYKLVSEPSLRVAAVQSGQADVAYNASPQELQSLKNAGFPVATPRYLGFVNGLAINTKLEPYNDVKVRQALQAGINRQEIIDTVYTPDWKLATSFVQSNVPGATDHSKLLAYDPRKAEKLLDEAGWVRGSDGVRRKDGKQLSLTLHSNPYLATSKSVDELIAQQLAKIGWKVFIRAYDVVTYGEKVRFGGPGVPGYEVTRSFIDAGTVASILTDANNGENWFALGESDKTLNELRDKIASAGSTEIRDPLLNELQRYVLEQGYFIPKTQIVQRIYVQSPKLKGEIYNGIAYASYYTATKRK
- a CDS encoding ABC transporter permease; translated protein: MARTPAARGNPYLSYAAKRLIQAVVVILLAYVFTFVVVSILPGDPITSVLRDPQNGFSESEIQEIIAAQGLDKPIIIQLWTSLSHFVVGDLGLSMRSSRPVTTLIAEVLPSTLVLAGTGLVVALLLAMVIAYGTQFVPKRFGQGLLRGLPSLSLSVPNFVIGLVLIHAFGFQLGLFRVLEPNSLWATVFAGIALGIPVSAQIAEVLIANLDNESRQEYAAVARGRGLGQMRLFTKHLLKPSSLPVVTVLALTVGELLGGSLITETVFGRTGVGSLVQRSVSTQDLPVLQAIVSLTAVVFVLINLAADLVYPLLDPRVKLLGASKFRPTSADEGSGVSQAVAS
- a CDS encoding ABC transporter ATP-binding protein translates to MAPQDRLTGSVIRAETPEPRPLRPAPLLQVSGLSVSYRSHQVVTNVGFELGRGESLALIGESGSGKSTIARAVLRLLPEGGHAAGSVRFDGHDVLALSERRFRPLRGRAAGFVPQDPASALNPVRTIGAQAQEAAALLDEPNASVRKGIILDTLAQVGLDNPQRVYDSYPHQLSGGMLQRVLIGLAVLPRPLLLVADEPTSALDVTIQKRILDLLSRLQQELDISLLLITHDLAIAAERANSLVVLKDGLVQEAGNTAAVFSSPASAYARKLRADVPALNPDRYAELRDIGFRRGAASAAEAPKIEVSDVTKTFTVDGQVLTAVDGVSFAVAPGTSHALVGESGSGKTTTIRLLLGLEEPDSGGISVAGERVSGRSHEALRAMRRHLQLVYQNPFSSLDPTWKVEALIREPLDRFGIGTRQERTERVREALASVGLGEHLLSRKPDALSGGQRQRVAIARSLVLKPDVIVLDEPTSALDVSVQADIVEVLLSLQAGLGLTYVFVSHDLALVRQVAHTVSVMHRGRIVEHGTVSDIFDNPQHPYTVSLLDSIPSGIGAAPSLRARSIVPEERAA